The proteins below come from a single Streptomyces spongiicola genomic window:
- a CDS encoding cell division protein FtsQ/DivIB codes for MAGPTTAERGTRKPGGRPPGGRDPKGPAPRRRRLPAPRLLASLLAAAVLTGGGLWVLYGSSWVRLERVEVSGTRVLTPREVELAAGVPLGGPVVSVDLEGIEGRLRDRLARIDSVEAERSWPHGVELRVTERKPVLLMRKGARYVEVDAKGVRFATVDKAPEAVPLAELTANQQPGARRFGGQRLLREAALAVSRLPAPIVRDLLSVQVISYDSLTLKLTRDREVMWGSSEDGELKARALGALMKAAPRAGRYDVSVPTAPAASAS; via the coding sequence ATGGCCGGACCGACGACCGCCGAACGCGGCACCCGCAAGCCCGGCGGCCGGCCGCCGGGCGGCCGGGATCCCAAGGGCCCGGCTCCGCGCCGCCGCCGGCTCCCCGCCCCCCGGCTCCTGGCCTCCCTGCTCGCCGCCGCCGTGCTCACCGGCGGCGGCCTCTGGGTGCTGTACGGCTCCTCCTGGGTCCGGCTGGAGCGTGTCGAGGTGTCCGGCACCCGGGTCCTGACGCCCCGTGAGGTCGAGCTGGCGGCCGGTGTCCCGCTCGGCGGCCCCGTGGTCTCCGTGGACCTGGAAGGGATCGAGGGCAGGCTCCGCGACCGGCTCGCCCGGATCGACTCGGTGGAGGCGGAGCGCTCCTGGCCGCACGGCGTCGAGTTGCGTGTGACGGAGCGGAAGCCGGTCCTGCTGATGCGCAAGGGCGCCCGGTACGTCGAGGTCGACGCGAAGGGCGTCCGGTTCGCCACGGTGGACAAAGCGCCCGAGGCCGTACCGCTGGCGGAACTGACGGCCAATCAGCAGCCGGGCGCCCGGCGGTTCGGGGGGCAGCGCCTGCTGAGGGAGGCGGCCCTGGCCGTCTCACGTCTCCCGGCCCCGATCGTCAGGGATCTCCTGAGTGTGCAAGTCATTTCGTACGATTCGCTTACTCTGAAGTTGACGCGCGACCGCGAGGTGATGTGGGGCAGCAGCGAGGACGGCGAACTCAAGGCCCGCGCGCTGGGTGCCCTGATGAAAGCCGCCCCCCGCGCCGGACGCTACGACGTGAGTGTCCCCACCGCTCCTGCGGCATCGGCGAGTTGA